A genomic segment from Nitrospira sp. encodes:
- a CDS encoding Enoyl-CoA hydratase, which yields MTTMTGSMLSCNIDGAVATLVINHPPANTLTPELLAELTRTFDLLANDATVKAIVLTGTGRFFIAGADIRVLASIASAQEGERIALQGQAILNRIETFEKPVIAAINGVCLGGGLELAMCCHIRLASEGSRLGQPEINLGIMPGFGGTQRLPRIIGRSKATELILTGDPISAEKAEVFGLLSQVVPPDDLLRQAQGLARKIASKSRVALGAALQAIRQGAGLDLGAGLALEAHLFGGLCDTEDKREGLTAFMEKRQPRFIDR from the coding sequence ATGACCACGATGACCGGCTCAATGCTTTCCTGCAACATCGACGGGGCAGTGGCGACTCTGGTGATCAACCATCCGCCGGCGAACACGCTGACTCCGGAACTCCTCGCCGAACTCACTCGGACCTTTGACCTGTTGGCCAATGACGCCACCGTCAAAGCGATCGTGTTGACGGGGACGGGCCGGTTTTTTATCGCCGGGGCGGACATTCGAGTGTTGGCCTCGATCGCCTCGGCGCAGGAAGGAGAACGGATCGCTTTGCAAGGTCAGGCGATCTTGAATCGGATCGAAACATTCGAGAAACCGGTCATCGCCGCCATCAACGGTGTCTGTCTTGGTGGGGGGCTGGAATTGGCGATGTGTTGCCACATCAGACTTGCCTCGGAGGGAAGCAGGCTCGGCCAGCCAGAGATCAATCTGGGCATCATGCCGGGATTCGGCGGCACTCAGCGGCTTCCGCGGATCATCGGTCGATCCAAGGCGACCGAATTGATCTTGACCGGTGATCCGATCTCAGCGGAGAAGGCCGAGGTGTTCGGTTTGTTGTCCCAGGTGGTTCCACCGGACGATCTCTTGCGTCAGGCACAGGGACTGGCGCGCAAAATCGCTTCCAAGAGTCGGGTGGCGCTGGGCGCGGCACTTCAGGCGATCCGTCAAGGCGCCGGGCTGGACCTCGGCGCCGGCTTAGCCTTGGAGGCGCACCTGTTCGGCGGGCTCTGTGATACGGAAGATAAGCGCGAAGGGTTGACCGCGTTCATGGAGAAACGGCAGCCGCGTTTTATAGATCGCTGA
- a CDS encoding Tryptophanase, with the protein MKFPSEPFKIKVVEPIRRTTREERDRLLREAGYNLFHVPAESVYVDLLTDSGTSAMSDHQWAGLMLGDESYAGSKNYYHFEAVVRSIFGYRYVIPTHQGRMAENLLFSTVVKPGMSVLNNIHFDTTRANVEHQKAEALDLVIKEAYDPHCDLPFKGNMDLIRLETTIDRLGRDRIPLVMITITNNSGGGQPVSMDNIRRTREVLNRHGIPLFFDACRFAENCFFIKEREAGYGDRPVLEIARELFSHGDGCTMSAKKDGLVNIGGFLSLNDERWTQDITNMLILVEGFPTYGGLAGRDLEAMARGLEEVLDEEYLRFRIGQVRYLGELLDGGRVPILKPIGGHAVYLNAKEFLPHLSQERFPAQALAVALYREYGIRGVEIGTVMFGKRDPATGRPVHPELELVRLAIPRRVYTNMQITYVAESIVDLYGRRDSIGGLLMTYEAPMLRHFTARFEEAPPMGNIAPDR; encoded by the coding sequence GTGAAGTTCCCCTCCGAGCCGTTCAAGATCAAAGTCGTCGAACCGATCCGCCGGACCACGCGTGAAGAGCGCGACCGGCTGCTCCGCGAGGCCGGGTACAACCTCTTCCACGTTCCGGCCGAAAGTGTCTACGTCGATCTCCTCACCGACAGCGGCACCTCCGCCATGAGCGATCACCAATGGGCCGGCCTGATGCTGGGCGACGAATCCTACGCCGGCAGCAAAAATTACTACCACTTCGAAGCGGTGGTGCGTTCCATCTTCGGCTATCGGTATGTGATCCCCACCCACCAAGGACGGATGGCGGAGAATCTTCTGTTCTCGACGGTCGTCAAGCCCGGTATGTCCGTGCTCAACAACATCCATTTCGACACGACGAGGGCCAACGTGGAGCACCAGAAGGCAGAGGCGCTCGATCTGGTGATCAAGGAAGCCTATGACCCGCATTGCGACCTGCCCTTCAAGGGCAACATGGATCTCATCCGGCTGGAAACAACCATCGACCGCCTGGGCCGTGATCGCATTCCCCTCGTCATGATCACGATCACGAACAACAGCGGCGGCGGCCAGCCTGTGTCCATGGACAATATCCGCCGGACACGCGAGGTGCTTAACCGTCATGGCATCCCGCTCTTCTTCGATGCCTGCCGCTTCGCGGAGAACTGTTTCTTCATCAAGGAGCGAGAGGCGGGTTACGGCGACCGGCCCGTGCTGGAGATCGCCAGGGAACTGTTCAGCCATGGCGACGGCTGCACCATGTCGGCCAAAAAAGACGGCCTGGTGAACATCGGCGGATTCCTCAGCCTCAACGATGAGCGTTGGACACAGGACATCACGAACATGCTGATTCTGGTCGAAGGTTTTCCCACCTACGGCGGTTTGGCTGGCCGTGATCTCGAAGCGATGGCCAGGGGGCTCGAAGAGGTGCTCGATGAGGAATATTTGCGGTTCCGGATCGGCCAGGTACGGTATCTGGGCGAACTGTTGGACGGAGGCCGAGTCCCGATTCTCAAGCCGATCGGCGGTCACGCCGTCTACCTCAACGCCAAAGAATTTCTGCCGCACCTTTCGCAAGAGCGGTTCCCGGCTCAGGCCCTCGCGGTCGCGCTCTATAGGGAGTACGGCATCCGAGGCGTCGAGATCGGGACCGTCATGTTCGGGAAGCGGGATCCGGCGACGGGACGGCCCGTTCATCCCGAGTTGGAATTGGTGCGATTGGCCATCCCCCGGCGCGTCTATACGAACATGCAGATCACCTATGTCGCAGAATCCATCGTTGATTTGTACGGACGGCGGGACTCCATCGGTGGATTGCTCATGACCTACGAAGCCCCAATGCTGCGGCATTTTACGGCGCGGTTTGAAGAGGCACCGCCGATGGGGAACATTGCTCCGGATCGTTAG
- a CDS encoding thiolase family protein, with amino-acid sequence MKEVVITAGVRTPIGNFGGALKDLPAHKLGELVVREAIVRADVDPHLIDDMIMGTVGHSSDAYNVARVVGLMAGLPIRTPAYSVQRNCSSGLQPFVNAYQNIQCEDADVQAVGGVESMSRAPFVSRDMRWGKRLRHAEFLDSIWEGLTDAFCGQLMGRTAENLAEEFGISHEEQDRFAVDSHRRAFKAIREGRLKAEILPVTVPKSVAGRDVAPVIVTQDEGPNVGLTEQQLALYPPLFKEGGTVTAGNSCPLNDGAAAAIVMSAERARELGRRPLGRIRGYAFIGVEPTRMGIGPAEALPLALKRAGVSLADLELIEVNEAFAVQYLAVERLLGLKRDIVNVNGGAIALGHPVGMTGTRLVITLLYEMQRRGAALGAVTMCVGGGQGAAMVLEQV; translated from the coding sequence GTGAAAGAGGTGGTCATCACGGCCGGCGTACGAACTCCCATCGGCAACTTCGGCGGTGCGCTGAAGGACCTCCCGGCCCACAAGCTGGGTGAGTTGGTGGTGCGGGAGGCGATCGTACGTGCCGATGTCGATCCCCATCTCATCGACGACATGATCATGGGCACTGTCGGGCACTCGAGCGATGCGTACAACGTGGCTCGTGTCGTCGGCCTCATGGCGGGGCTTCCCATACGCACGCCGGCCTATTCGGTGCAGCGAAACTGCTCGTCCGGTCTTCAACCCTTCGTCAATGCCTATCAGAACATCCAATGTGAGGATGCGGATGTTCAGGCGGTGGGCGGGGTGGAAAGCATGAGCCGTGCACCCTTTGTGTCTCGAGACATGCGGTGGGGGAAGCGGCTTCGCCACGCGGAGTTCCTCGACAGTATCTGGGAGGGATTGACGGATGCCTTTTGCGGTCAGCTGATGGGCCGGACGGCCGAGAATTTGGCGGAAGAGTTCGGGATCAGCCACGAAGAGCAGGATCGGTTTGCCGTGGACAGCCATCGCCGCGCGTTCAAGGCCATCCGGGAGGGACGGCTCAAGGCGGAAATCCTACCGGTCACCGTCCCCAAGTCGGTGGCGGGGCGTGACGTCGCCCCCGTCATCGTGACGCAAGACGAAGGTCCGAATGTCGGCCTCACGGAGCAGCAACTCGCGCTCTATCCGCCGCTCTTCAAGGAGGGAGGAACAGTCACGGCGGGGAACAGTTGTCCGCTCAACGACGGAGCCGCCGCCGCGATCGTGATGTCCGCCGAGCGGGCGCGCGAGTTGGGCCGTCGCCCGCTCGGCCGCATCAGGGGTTATGCCTTCATCGGGGTGGAGCCTACCCGCATGGGCATCGGGCCGGCCGAAGCGTTGCCGTTGGCGCTTAAGCGCGCCGGCGTGAGTCTCGCCGATTTGGAACTCATTGAGGTGAACGAAGCGTTTGCAGTGCAGTATCTCGCCGTTGAGCGTCTGTTGGGGCTTAAGCGGGACATCGTCAATGTGAACGGCGGTGCGATCGCGCTGGGCCATCCGGTCGGTATGACCGGCACACGGTTGGTGATCACGCTCTTGTACGAAATGCAGCGGCGCGGCGCGGCGCTCGGCGCGGTGACCATGTGTGTAGGCGGCGGGCAAGGAGCGGCCATGGTGCTGGAACAGGTGTGA
- a CDS encoding Lactoylglutathione lyase — MKNAIGIDHITLCVKNLAAAKFLFTNVLGFHVIWSAQDVGSDKSSMDTVVVQRGDAKIALMQGRNKEHRSQICEFIDKYGEGVQHIAIEVDDIDAVCREWETHGVRFSGDTKDGRDGFGPLKQRFTYPLFPGCGVFLELTQRQHGKEESKTFVRTTVEALYKDIERDQVKGVERTIVDYETLPLPFEDAPSKPYRRAS, encoded by the coding sequence ATGAAAAATGCCATCGGAATTGATCACATTACCTTATGCGTGAAGAATCTGGCGGCGGCAAAATTCCTCTTCACAAACGTTCTCGGCTTTCACGTCATCTGGTCGGCGCAGGACGTGGGTAGCGACAAGTCCAGCATGGACACCGTCGTCGTCCAACGAGGCGATGCGAAGATCGCGCTGATGCAGGGCAGAAACAAAGAACACCGATCCCAGATCTGTGAATTCATCGACAAGTACGGCGAAGGTGTGCAGCACATCGCAATCGAGGTGGACGACATCGATGCCGTCTGCCGCGAATGGGAAACCCACGGCGTTCGATTCAGCGGAGACACCAAGGACGGCCGGGATGGATTTGGGCCGCTCAAACAGCGGTTTACCTATCCTCTCTTCCCTGGGTGCGGGGTATTTCTGGAACTGACGCAACGGCAGCATGGGAAGGAAGAATCCAAGACCTTCGTACGCACTACGGTCGAAGCCCTCTACAAAGACATCGAGCGCGACCAGGTCAAGGGTGTCGAGCGAACCATTGTCGATTACGAGACCCTTCCGTTGCCGTTCGAAGACGCTCCTTCCAAGCCGTACCGACGGGCGTCGTAG
- a CDS encoding 3-hydroxybutyryl-CoA dehydrogenase produces the protein MYIYKVGVVGAGTMGAQIAEVVSYAGLPVMLADRDEPLARRGVESVRAIYQARVDKGKMTPEQLEEKMLLVTASQTFDGLKDVDLVIEAVSEDLALKLQILQKLDQVCTKGAILTSNTSALSISALGAATKRPGKVVGLHFFNPAYVMPLVEVIPGLATDQQTVDDVVGFAESLRKSPVVVKECAGFLVNRLLSPYLNEAVWCLQDDAVSIKDIDQDLVSFGMPVGPFALLDAVGLDIAFEVARILHRSYGPRMAPAPLLEALVKSGRWGIKTGHGFYDYVSDEAGGRDQSLEHLMQQARLHSGQQTTRMGWTRSRPLLAMVNEAVIALQEGVASARDIDFAMVAGTGFPNEKGGPLHFADQLGIDRVLQELEEFRTSLGDRFWPAPMLRRMVDAGLTGQIAGRGFFTY, from the coding sequence ATGTATATCTACAAAGTGGGGGTCGTCGGGGCCGGCACCATGGGCGCACAGATTGCGGAAGTGGTGAGTTACGCCGGCCTGCCGGTGATGCTGGCGGACCGAGATGAACCGTTGGCCAGGCGGGGTGTCGAATCCGTGCGGGCGATTTATCAAGCCCGCGTGGATAAGGGCAAGATGACGCCCGAACAGCTTGAGGAGAAGATGCTGCTCGTGACGGCGTCGCAGACCTTCGACGGTCTCAAGGATGTCGATCTCGTGATCGAGGCGGTGTCGGAGGATTTGGCGCTCAAACTGCAGATTCTTCAGAAGCTTGATCAGGTCTGCACGAAGGGGGCGATCTTGACGAGCAACACCTCGGCCCTTTCCATTTCGGCCCTCGGGGCCGCGACCAAGCGCCCCGGAAAAGTAGTCGGGCTCCATTTCTTCAACCCGGCCTATGTGATGCCGCTCGTGGAGGTCATTCCCGGCCTTGCCACGGACCAGCAGACCGTCGATGACGTTGTGGGCTTTGCGGAAAGCCTCCGGAAATCACCGGTCGTCGTGAAGGAATGTGCGGGCTTTCTCGTCAACCGGCTGCTTTCTCCCTATTTGAATGAAGCCGTCTGGTGCCTCCAGGACGATGCCGTTTCCATCAAAGACATCGATCAGGATCTGGTGTCATTCGGCATGCCCGTTGGACCATTCGCGCTGTTGGACGCCGTAGGGCTCGATATCGCGTTCGAAGTCGCACGCATTCTGCATCGATCCTATGGGCCTCGCATGGCACCGGCTCCGCTCCTCGAGGCCTTGGTCAAATCGGGACGATGGGGAATTAAAACAGGCCACGGATTTTACGACTATGTGAGCGATGAAGCAGGAGGCCGTGACCAGAGCCTTGAACATCTGATGCAGCAGGCGAGGCTGCACAGCGGACAACAGACAACGAGAATGGGATGGACCAGATCGCGGCCTCTGTTGGCGATGGTCAACGAGGCGGTGATCGCACTGCAGGAAGGAGTCGCCTCCGCACGCGACATTGATTTCGCGATGGTCGCAGGCACGGGGTTTCCGAATGAGAAGGGTGGGCCGCTGCATTTTGCCGATCAACTCGGCATCGACCGGGTGTTGCAGGAGTTGGAAGAGTTCAGGACGAGCCTGGGCGACCGGTTCTGGCCGGCGCCGATGTTACGCAGAATGGTCGATGCCGGCTTGACCGGGCAAATCGCGGGGCGAGGCTTCTTTACATACTGA
- a CDS encoding Long-chain-fatty-acid--CoA ligase — MQRSWISRYDAGVPATTDYPDWTVPDLLQRSAARFSASPALFFYGTSISFGELNEMTTRFAFALRRLGVQAGDRVALMLPNIPQTVIAYYGALKAGAIVTPTNPLYVERELQSQLLDSGSDTIVALDLFYPRIRAVRERIQLPGRIILTGLQDFLPTMKRLLYPIKARLEKRWIAVEKQPPVYDFLELLDQTPRRSQQSANGASSLPAVQPDALAQIQYTGGTTGTPKGVMLTHRNVVVSALQGRAWCPDFREGKETFLGVVPFFHCYGLSTCQNLAMATGCPIILLPRFHAEEAVKAIHRYRVTIISGVPMMFSMISDFPKVGRYDLRSIRVCLCGASSLQAEVQEGFERLSGVKISEGYGLTEAGPTTHCNPIHGDHPRGSMGLPFPDTDARIVDLETGLRDLPPGETGELIVRGPQIMQGYWKKEEETRTVLRNGWLYTGDIVRRDDQGFFFFVDRKKDVIKPWGETVYPREVEEILFQHPAVQDAVVVGSPDRHYGEAVKAFVVAKEGCSVTERELIEHCGKSLARFKVPVAVEFRTSLPRNLIGKVLRRTLRAESSAAAAGAPV; from the coding sequence ATGCAGCGGTCTTGGATCAGCCGCTACGATGCTGGCGTCCCGGCCACGACTGACTATCCCGATTGGACGGTCCCGGATCTTCTTCAACGTTCAGCCGCACGGTTCTCCGCATCACCCGCCCTGTTTTTTTACGGCACCAGTATCTCCTTCGGTGAGTTGAACGAGATGACTACGCGCTTTGCGTTCGCGTTGCGCCGGCTCGGCGTACAGGCCGGCGATCGGGTCGCCCTCATGTTGCCGAATATTCCGCAGACGGTCATCGCCTATTACGGTGCGTTGAAAGCCGGCGCGATCGTGACGCCGACGAATCCCCTCTATGTCGAACGGGAACTCCAGAGCCAGTTGCTCGATTCCGGCAGCGACACCATCGTGGCGCTGGATCTGTTTTATCCGCGCATCCGCGCCGTTCGTGAGCGGATACAGTTGCCGGGACGGATCATCCTCACCGGCCTGCAGGATTTTCTTCCGACCATGAAACGGCTGCTTTATCCGATCAAGGCGCGTTTGGAAAAACGCTGGATCGCCGTCGAGAAACAGCCGCCGGTCTATGACTTTCTTGAATTGCTCGATCAGACGCCCCGACGAAGCCAACAGAGTGCGAATGGTGCTTCGTCTCTTCCGGCGGTTCAGCCGGATGCGTTGGCGCAGATTCAATACACCGGAGGAACGACCGGGACACCGAAGGGCGTCATGCTCACGCATCGCAACGTCGTCGTCAGCGCATTGCAGGGCAGGGCCTGGTGCCCGGATTTTCGCGAAGGGAAGGAAACGTTTCTCGGCGTGGTGCCGTTCTTCCACTGCTATGGTCTGAGTACTTGTCAGAACCTGGCCATGGCGACGGGCTGTCCGATCATCCTGCTGCCGCGCTTCCATGCCGAGGAGGCGGTGAAGGCGATTCATCGATACCGAGTCACCATCATTTCCGGCGTTCCGATGATGTTTTCGATGATCAGTGATTTTCCCAAAGTCGGCCGGTACGACCTCCGTTCGATACGGGTGTGCCTCTGCGGTGCAAGCTCGCTTCAGGCGGAGGTGCAGGAAGGATTCGAACGACTGAGCGGGGTGAAGATTTCGGAAGGATATGGGTTGACCGAGGCAGGTCCTACGACCCACTGCAATCCGATTCATGGAGATCATCCACGCGGTTCGATGGGACTTCCCTTTCCGGATACCGATGCCAGGATCGTGGATCTGGAGACGGGGCTTCGAGACCTTCCTCCGGGAGAAACGGGCGAGTTGATCGTCCGCGGGCCTCAGATCATGCAGGGGTACTGGAAGAAAGAGGAGGAAACCAGAACGGTGTTGCGGAATGGGTGGCTCTATACCGGAGATATCGTCAGGCGAGACGATCAGGGCTTCTTCTTTTTCGTGGACCGCAAGAAGGACGTGATCAAACCCTGGGGGGAGACGGTCTATCCGCGGGAAGTCGAAGAGATCCTGTTCCAGCATCCGGCGGTGCAGGACGCGGTGGTCGTCGGCAGCCCGGATCGTCACTATGGAGAGGCGGTCAAGGCGTTTGTCGTGGCGAAAGAGGGCTGCTCCGTCACCGAGCGTGAACTGATCGAACATTGCGGCAAGTCGCTGGCCCGGTTCAAGGTTCCCGTGGCGGTCGAATTCCGGACATCGTTGCCGCGGAACCTCATCGGAAAGGTCTTGCGACGTACCCTGCGCGCTGAATCAAGCGCGGCCGCCGCCGGTGCTCCGGTGTAG
- a CDS encoding Homogentisate 1,2-dioxygenase, with product MYLVKKGTAPNQAHVGIPDGLYEEEHGRQGFSGPSSHLYHTHPPTAWSKIEGPLRPRAFTCTELVTPDSRSVDGRPVTILASPDARLSLSGRRETMGHFVRNGDGDEIVFVHSGRGKWETDYGVVSYEPGDYLVIPKGTTYRIHVDSSGEPGLFLIVETSAPVELPDRGPLGRHALFDPGVLTVPEPVAVPDDAKTRREWEVRIKRDGDYTTVSYPFYPMDVAGWKGDLWVAKLNVRDFRPVTSPRYHLPPSVHATFQAGGALISTFAPRPLESDPQALRVPFYHRNMDYDEVLFYHRGEFFSRAGIQAGMLTLHPQGIHHGPQPQAVTAATRKEQTEEVAVMIESRHAFKVMPEFETAEWKDYAMSWSRP from the coding sequence ATGTATTTGGTGAAAAAAGGAACCGCTCCCAACCAGGCTCACGTGGGGATTCCCGACGGCCTGTACGAAGAAGAGCACGGCCGCCAAGGATTCAGCGGGCCTTCTTCGCACCTGTACCATACCCATCCTCCGACGGCTTGGAGCAAGATCGAAGGGCCCCTGCGGCCGCGTGCCTTTACCTGCACGGAGTTGGTCACGCCGGACTCTCGCTCCGTCGACGGAAGACCGGTCACGATTCTGGCAAGTCCCGATGCCCGCCTGTCGCTCTCGGGGCGCCGAGAGACGATGGGTCATTTCGTGCGCAACGGCGACGGCGACGAAATCGTCTTCGTGCACAGCGGGAGAGGGAAGTGGGAAACCGACTATGGTGTGGTGAGCTACGAACCGGGCGATTACCTGGTGATTCCGAAAGGCACGACCTACCGTATCCATGTCGATTCGAGCGGAGAACCGGGGCTCTTTCTGATCGTCGAAACCTCGGCACCGGTAGAGTTGCCTGATCGAGGCCCTCTCGGGCGGCATGCGTTGTTCGATCCCGGCGTCCTGACCGTGCCGGAACCGGTCGCTGTCCCTGACGACGCAAAAACGCGGCGCGAGTGGGAAGTGCGCATCAAGCGGGACGGCGACTACACCACCGTCTCCTACCCCTTCTATCCCATGGATGTGGCGGGCTGGAAGGGCGACCTCTGGGTGGCCAAATTAAACGTGCGGGATTTTCGTCCCGTCACCAGTCCGCGCTACCACCTTCCACCCAGTGTGCACGCGACCTTTCAAGCCGGTGGAGCGCTGATCTCGACCTTCGCCCCGCGGCCGCTGGAGAGCGACCCCCAAGCACTACGAGTGCCGTTCTATCACCGCAACATGGACTACGATGAAGTGCTCTTTTACCACCGAGGGGAATTCTTCAGCCGGGCCGGTATTCAGGCCGGCATGTTGACGCTCCATCCGCAGGGCATTCATCACGGTCCGCAACCTCAAGCCGTCACAGCGGCCACACGCAAGGAACAGACGGAAGAAGTCGCCGTGATGATCGAATCGCGGCATGCCTTCAAGGTCATGCCGGAGTTTGAAACAGCGGAATGGAAGGACTATGCGATGAGCTGGAGTCGCCCATGA
- a CDS encoding Acyl-CoA dehydrogenase, which produces MAIREKMFTGSLAAAEAARDKKAYSGFIAGLFEGVVRRRLFTSYSIPAMSEAAKGFLDRLRLLLIEKVDPEVIDKEGVIDDEVFAALKGIGAFGIKIPNRFGGLGFSQSDYHAVATLLGSHDAATTVLLSAHNSIGAAEPLKLIGNDEQQRRLLPRLAKGDISGFALTEQGAGCDIWDLKTYAVPVREAGTLAGYRLTGDKLYTTNAPRGDDEFLASLLVVVAQIVNEPHEVQRPKEERRFGAFVVETHSQGCSCTRLSFMGVRGIYNGEVHLREVFVPAANRLGEEGEGLRRALESLTVGRLTLPAACLGNLKQCLRLARLRAQRRVQYDRPIGEHTDIGSKIVLMASRVFALEALVKITGIWADAKQDVRLESAATKVLATEWLLESLLDLFRIYGGRAFETSDSLRLHGELPVPVERMIRDALINVIWEGSNGILTLWIGREGLAEYFTKGTAFLEFQITEMLRATPFFVKTAARSFNALSDYERDGATQGSSDAVWERFVARKSRELAQKTLWATARHRRGLARKQLLLTRLVKAGMNLFAVEALLWYRSQQDIRDKDHSLDLAAYFCSRIGAEFDPAPLLSMRTTLWDDDAEVYRMAKAILSGQAEWLEEGIIRCRSIEDALSAEKGSLLCASSSQK; this is translated from the coding sequence ATGGCGATCAGGGAGAAGATGTTTACGGGATCCCTCGCGGCGGCGGAAGCGGCGCGCGACAAGAAGGCCTATTCCGGGTTTATCGCGGGTCTTTTCGAAGGGGTCGTTCGGAGGCGACTGTTTACGTCCTACTCGATTCCAGCCATGAGCGAGGCGGCGAAGGGGTTTTTGGATCGGCTCCGCCTCCTGCTGATCGAGAAGGTGGATCCGGAAGTCATCGACAAAGAAGGAGTCATCGACGACGAGGTGTTTGCGGCCCTTAAAGGGATCGGGGCCTTCGGCATCAAAATTCCGAACCGTTTCGGCGGCCTCGGTTTCTCACAGTCGGACTACCATGCGGTTGCGACCCTCCTGGGAAGTCACGACGCGGCGACCACCGTCCTGCTTTCGGCGCACAATTCGATCGGCGCGGCGGAACCGCTGAAGCTGATCGGAAATGACGAGCAACAACGACGATTGCTGCCCCGTTTGGCCAAGGGGGACATTTCCGGCTTTGCGCTGACGGAGCAGGGGGCCGGGTGCGATATCTGGGATCTCAAAACCTATGCGGTTCCGGTCAGGGAAGCGGGTACCCTCGCGGGCTATCGTCTCACCGGTGATAAGTTGTACACGACGAACGCTCCCCGTGGAGACGATGAATTCTTGGCGTCATTGCTGGTCGTCGTCGCACAAATCGTGAACGAACCCCATGAGGTACAGCGCCCCAAGGAGGAACGGCGGTTCGGAGCGTTCGTGGTCGAAACGCATTCGCAGGGATGCAGCTGCACTCGCCTCAGCTTTATGGGTGTTCGAGGCATTTATAACGGTGAGGTACATCTGCGCGAGGTCTTTGTGCCGGCGGCGAACCGACTCGGAGAAGAAGGCGAAGGCCTGCGGCGCGCGCTCGAGAGCCTCACCGTGGGACGGCTCACGCTTCCCGCCGCCTGTCTGGGGAACCTCAAACAATGCCTCCGGCTCGCCCGGTTACGCGCGCAGCGGCGAGTTCAGTATGATCGTCCGATCGGCGAACATACCGATATCGGATCGAAGATCGTGCTCATGGCGTCGCGCGTGTTCGCGTTGGAGGCCCTGGTGAAGATCACCGGGATCTGGGCCGATGCCAAACAAGATGTCAGGCTGGAGTCGGCGGCGACAAAGGTTCTCGCCACGGAATGGTTACTCGAATCGCTGCTGGATCTGTTCCGCATCTACGGCGGCCGCGCGTTTGAGACATCGGATTCACTGCGCCTCCATGGAGAGTTGCCGGTGCCGGTCGAACGGATGATCCGCGATGCACTCATCAACGTCATCTGGGAAGGGAGTAACGGCATCTTGACCCTGTGGATCGGAAGGGAGGGCCTGGCGGAGTATTTTACGAAGGGCACCGCCTTTCTGGAGTTTCAGATCACGGAGATGTTGCGGGCCACGCCCTTTTTCGTGAAGACTGCGGCTCGATCGTTCAACGCCCTCTCCGACTATGAGAGGGACGGTGCGACGCAGGGCTCGTCGGACGCGGTATGGGAGCGGTTTGTGGCGCGGAAGAGTCGAGAGTTGGCGCAAAAGACCCTATGGGCGACGGCCCGTCATCGGCGGGGCCTCGCGCGGAAGCAACTGCTGCTGACCCGCCTGGTAAAGGCCGGCATGAATCTGTTTGCCGTCGAAGCGTTGTTGTGGTATCGGTCGCAGCAGGACATTCGGGACAAAGACCATTCCCTGGACCTTGCCGCCTATTTCTGTTCGAGAATCGGAGCGGAATTCGACCCCGCCCCGCTGCTCTCCATGCGGACGACCCTGTGGGACGATGACGCCGAAGTGTACCGCATGGCAAAGGCCATCCTTTCGGGACAGGCCGAGTGGCTGGAAGAAGGCATCATCCGCTGCCGCTCGATCGAGGATGCCCTATCGGCCGAAAAGGGGAGTCTCCTGTGCGCGTCCTCCTCACAAAAATGA